The nucleotide sequence CGCCGCGCTCCGCGCGGTCCTCTAGCTCCCTCCCGCCCCATGCGCGAAGCCCTGGAAAAGGCGAAAGCCCGCTTTGACGAGCTGACGAGGCTCCTCGAGGATCCGGCCGTGCACTCCAATCCCTCCGAGCTCAAGCGGGTGAGCAAGGAGCGGAGCGCGCTCGATCCGCTGATCCAGGCGATCCGGCGCTACGACAAGGTGCTGGAGCGGATTCACGACGACTCGGCGCTGCTGCGCTCCGAGAAGGATCCCGAGCTGACGGCGATGGCCCGGGCCGAGATCGACGAGCTGACCGTCGAGAAGGAGCAGATCGAGGCGGAGCTGCCGCGGCTGTTGCTCCCCCCCGATCCGCTCGACCAGAAGAACGTGATCGTCGAGATCCGGGCCGGCACGGGCGGCGACGAGGCGGCGCTCTTCGCGGGCGAGGTGCTCCGGATGTACACCAAGTACGCCGAGCGCCACGGCTGGAGGGTCGAGGTGCTGTCGATCAGCCAGTCGGGCGGGGGAGGCATCAAGGAAGTCTCGCTTCTCATCACGGGCGAGCGGGTCTACCGTCGCTTCAAGTACGAGAGCGGGGTCCACCGCGTGCAGCGCGTGCCCGAGACCGAAGCCAGCGGGCGGATCCACACCTCGGCGGTGACCGTGGCGGTGCTCCCGGAGGCGGAAGAGGTGGACGTGGAGCTGAAGCCGCAGGATCTCCAGATCGACGTCTTCCGGAGCTCGGGCCCCGGCGGCCAGAGCGTGAACACCGCCGATTCGGCGGTGCGCATCCGGCACCTTCCGACGGGGATCGTCGTGCAGTGCCAGGACGAGCGCTCGCAGCTCAAGAACAAGGCGAAAGCGCTCAAGGTGCTCCGCGCGCGGCTGCTCGACCTGGAGATCCAGGAGCAGGAGAAGAAGGTCGCCGCCTCGCGCAAGTCGCAGGTCTCCTCCGGGGACCGGAGCGCCAAGATCCGCACCTACAACTTCCCGCAGGGACGCGTGACCGACCACCGCATCGGGCTCACGCTCTACCGGCTGCAGGACGTGATGGAGGGGGACCTGAACGAGCTGACCGACGCCCTCTTCGCCGCCGAGCAGGCCGAGCGCCTCGCCTCCTCGGCCGAGGGGAACGGCCCGTCGCCCCGCGCCGGAGCGGGCGCGTGAGGGCGGGGATCCGTCTTTCGCGCGCCGGAAAGACGGCGCGCCGCGCGGGCACCACCCGCGCCGAGGCGCTCGCGTCGCTCACGCGGCGGTTCGAGCGGGCCGGGATCGATTCCCCCGAGCACGACGCCGAGGCCATCCTGCTCCGCGCGCTGCAGGTCTCCCGCGCCGACCTCTGGACCGAGCCGAACGCGCCGCTGACCGAGGAGGAAGCGGAGGACCTGACCGCGCTCGCCGAGCGGCGGAGCGCGCGCGAGCCGCTCCAGCTCCTCCTCGGGACCACGCCCTTCTGCTCCGCGACGCTCGATCTCGAGCCCGGCGTCTT is from Candidatus Binatia bacterium and encodes:
- the prfA gene encoding peptide chain release factor 1 yields the protein MREALEKAKARFDELTRLLEDPAVHSNPSELKRVSKERSALDPLIQAIRRYDKVLERIHDDSALLRSEKDPELTAMARAEIDELTVEKEQIEAELPRLLLPPDPLDQKNVIVEIRAGTGGDEAALFAGEVLRMYTKYAERHGWRVEVLSISQSGGGGIKEVSLLITGERVYRRFKYESGVHRVQRVPETEASGRIHTSAVTVAVLPEAEEVDVELKPQDLQIDVFRSSGPGGQSVNTADSAVRIRHLPTGIVVQCQDERSQLKNKAKALKVLRARLLDLEIQEQEKKVAASRKSQVSSGDRSAKIRTYNFPQGRVTDHRIGLTLYRLQDVMEGDLNELTDALFAAEQAERLASSAEGNGPSPRAGAGA